A stretch of Brassica napus cultivar Da-Ae chromosome C6, Da-Ae, whole genome shotgun sequence DNA encodes these proteins:
- the LOC106415908 gene encoding glyoxylate/hydroxypyruvate reductase A HPR2, protein MESIGVLMMCPMSSYLENELQKRFNLIRFWNFQEKSVFLETHRNSIGAVVGNASTGADAELINDLPKLEIISSFSVGIDKIDLGKCKEKGIRVTNTPDVLTEDVADVAISLILTLLRRLCECDRYVRSGKWKYGDFQLTTKFSGKSLGILGLGRIGTAIAKRAEAFSCPVSYYSRRVKPDLGYKYYPTVVELAQNSDILVVACPLTDETRHIVNRNVMDALGAKGVLINIGRGPHVDEQELVNALTEGRLGGAALDVFEQEPHVPEELFGLQNVVLLPHVGSGTVETENAMADLVVANLEAHFAGESLLTPVV, encoded by the exons ATGGAATCAATCGGAGTCCTTATGATGTGCCCTATGTCCTCCTACCTCGAGAACGAGCTTCAGAAGCGCTTCAACCTTATTCGCTTTTGGAATTTCCAGGAGAAATCCGTCTTTCTGGAAACCCATCGGAACTCAATCGGCGCCGTCGTTGGAAACGCTTCTACAGGCGCTGACGCTGAGCTCATCAATGATCTCCCCAAGCTTGAGATCATCTCCAGCTTCAGCGTCGGCATCGATAAGATCGATTTGGGGAAATGCAAGGAAAAAGGGATCCGAGTCACCAACACTCCGGACGTTCTCACCGAAGACGTGGCAGATGTCGCGATTAGCCTAATACTGACTCTCCTCCGACGCTTATGTGAGTGCGATCGCTATGTGAGGAGCGGTAAATGGAAGTATGGAGATTTTCAACTCACTACTaag TTTAGTGGCAAATCACTAGGCATCCTCGGTCTAGGTAGAATTGGGACTGCCATCGCCAAGAGGGCTGAAGCCTTTAGCTGCCCAGTCAGTTACTACTCTAGAAGAGTGAAGCCTGATTTAGGCTACAAGTATTATCCAACGGTGGTTGAGCTTGCTCAAAACTCAGACATCCTCGTCGTGGCCTGCCCATTGACTGACGAAACCAGACACATTGTGAATCGGAATGTCATGGATGCATTAGGAGCAAAGGGTGTGCTGATAAACATAGGGCGTGGGCCACATGTTGATGAGCAAGAGCTAGTAAATGCTCTAACAGAAGGCCGCCTAGGTGGGGCTGCGCTGGACGTGTTTGAGCAGGAGCCACACGTGCCCGAGGAGCTCTTTGGGCTTCAAAATGTGGTTTTGCTTCCCCACGTTGGGAGTGGCACTGTAGAGACAGAGAATGCCATGGCAGATCTTGTGGTGGCTAACTTGGAAGCGCACTTTGCTGGGGAATCACTTCTGACTCCGGTGGTCTGA